A region from the Aegilops tauschii subsp. strangulata cultivar AL8/78 chromosome 5, Aet v6.0, whole genome shotgun sequence genome encodes:
- the LOC109739623 gene encoding trimethyltridecatetraene synthase, with product MELPQLASFLGVVLATVLFFKLVFRRRRQYNLPPGPKPWPIIGNLNLIGTLPHRSIHALSKKYGPLMQLQFGSFPVVVGSSVEMAKFFLKTHDVVFTDRPKTAAGRYTTYNYSDITWSPYGAYWRQARKMCLTELFSAKRLESYEYIRREEVLALLGDLYRGGAGASRVVVLKDYLSTVSLNVITRMVMGKKYLEKEVRDEAGAVITTPDEFKWMIDELFLLNGVLNIGDSIPWLDWMDLQGYIKRMKKLSKMFDRFLEHVVDEHSERRRRQGESFVVKDMVDVLLQFASDPGLEVKLNREGVKAFTQDLIAGGTESSAVTVEWALSELLKKPEVLAKATEELDRVVGRGRWVTEKDMSSLPYVDAIVKETMRLHPVAPMLVPRLSREDTSINGYDIPAGTRVLVMVWSIGRDPELWEAPEEFMPERFFGSRLDVKGQDYELLPFGSGRRMCPGYSLGLKVIQVSLANLLHGFTWRLPDGVELSMEEIFGLSTPRKYPLEAVVEPKLPAHLYAEA from the exons ATGGAGCTTCCTCAACTTGCGTCCTTCCTCGGCGTGGTGCTCGCCACGGTGCTCTTCTTCAAGCTTgtcttccgccgccgccgccagtaCAACCTCCCGCCGGGCCCCAAGCCGTGGCCGATCATCGGCAACCTCAACCTCATCGGCACGCTCCCGCACCGCTCCATCCACGCGCTGTCCAAGAAGTACGGCCCGCTCATGCAACTCCAGTTCGGCTCCTTCCCGGTGGTCGTCGGCTCCTCCGTGGAGATGGCCAAGTTCTTCCTCAAGACCCACGACGTGGTGTTCACCGACCGCCCCAAGACCGCCGCCGGCAGGTACACCACCTACAACTACAGCGACATCACCTGGTCCCCCTACGGCGCCTACTGGCGCCAGGCCCGCAAGATGTGCCTCACCGAGCTCTTCAGCGCCAAGCGCCTCGAGTCGTACGAGTACATCCGCAGGGAGGAGGTGCTCGCCCTCCTCGGCGACCTCTACCGCGGCGGCGCCGGTGCCAGCCGCGTGGTGGTGCTCAAGGACTACCTGTCCACGGTGAGCCTGAACGTGATCACGCGCATGGTGATGGGCAAGAAGTACCTGGAGAAGGAGGTGAGGGACGAGGCAGGGGCGGTGATCACGACGCCCGACGAGTTCAAGTGGATGATCGACGAGCTGTTCCTGCTCAACGGTGTGCTCAACATCGGCGACTCCATCCCGTGGCTGGACTGGATGGACCTGCAGGGGTACATCAAGAGGATGAAGAAGCTGAGCAAGATGTTCGACCGGTTCCTGGAGCACGTCGTCGACGAGCACAGCGAGCGCCGTCGCCGCCAGGGGGAGAGCTTCGTGGTGAAGGACATGGTGGACGTGCTGCTGCAGTTCGCCAGCGATCCCGGTCTCGAGGTCAAGCTCAACAGAGAGGGCGTCAAGGCTTTCACTCAG GACCTCATTGCTGGCGGCACGGAGAGCTCCGCGGTGACAGTGGAATGGGCCCTCTCAGAGCTCCTGAAGAAGCCAGAGGTGCTCGCGAAAGCCACCGAGGAATTGGACCGTGTGGTGGGGCGAGGCCGATGGGTCACCGAAAAGGACATGTCGAGCCTTCCCTATGTGGATGCCATCGTCAAAGAGACCATGCGGTTGCACCCGGTAGCGCCGATGCTTGTACCCCGCCTTTCACGCGAGGACACGTCTATCAACGGCTACGACATCCCCGCCGGCACACGGGTGCTAGTCATGGTCTGGTCTATTGGCCGTGACCCGGAGTTGTGGGAAGCGCCGGAGGAGTTCATGCCAGAACGCTTCTTCGGTAGCAGGCTCGACGTCAAGGGGCAGGATTATGAGTTGCTTCCATTCGGGTCGGGACGCAGGATGTGCCCGGGGTATAGTCTTGGGCTGAAGGTGATCCAAGTAAGTCTGGCGAACCTCCTGCACGGGTTCACGTGGAGGCTCCCTGATGGCGTGGAGCTGAGCATGGAGGAGATCTTTGGACTGTCAACACCACGCAAGTACCCACTGGAGGCCGTCGTGGAGCCCAAGCTCCCGGCTCACCTCTACGCCGAGGCTTGA